The region TGCCAGCATTAGGAAGTCCCTGTGACAGAGAGAATGAGAAAAATTCTTTTAtgtgataataatattaaaataaatgcaaTTAGCATGTAGATTAAGAACCTGAGGGAAGAGATCTAAAGGATTAGCATTAGGCCCACTTGGAGCAACCGCTGGTTGTGCTGGTTGTGGAGCCTGAACTGATGGATTCACTTCTTGACCGCTTGCTGGTGCAGGAGCAACAGGAGGCACCTCTGCTTGAGGGGGAATACCCTGTACCGACGTATCTGACTTAGAACCATCacggaaaaatgaaaaagacagTTTCTGAACATATTGAGATTGACTTTTGATGATAAAAAATAGACATTTTAATATTGGAGTTGCACTAAAGCTCATCATGACAGCACTGGGATGCCCTTCTTCTGGCTATGCTACTGTTTCCATGGCTTCCACACAAATTACGATATTATTCACTCAAATGTACTGCAAAGTCATGCATAGCAATGAGATACTTTTCTTCAAGCTGGGCATGCTAAACTTAACATCGCAACATATACCATGACTATTAATTCTTAGAAATCAGGTCAAATCATGCATGACAGAAGGAAGCATGTAGGGATTAGCTCAAGCTCTGCTCAAACAAAAACTCACCTCCCTCTACAGGAAGACTAAACGTGGACAACAAAGCCAACAAATCCAATTAAGGTTGCAAGATTACTGCATTCCACCTTACCAATAATGATTTCCTCCCTCTGATCCCTTCGCCATGAAACATTTTGAGTACAAAGAGCGCTAACACCTTTAATACAGCATATTGCATTGCATTGACAATTAAGAACATAATGCATCTCAATGTACAGAGTACAGATATCAAGAAACTAAAGCattataaatttatcaaaagcctGTATCGGAGATGTCTATTTAGAAACTAATGCATCTCAACTTACAGAGCATAAATAATCAACAGCTCTCTCGGGGTTGTTATATGCTGCACGTAAAGCACGAATAACAGTATCTCTATCCCAAGTGCCTCCACCCATGTCAAGAATGCCTTGAATTGCTGCCTCCAAGTTACTACCTGCCACAAAATTTGATGCGGCCTGACCATAAACATCACCTTCAGCACTGCTTCAACAAACATCAAAACAGAAAAGGCTAGTCAACCGCCAAAAAATAGCTGATATGAAAAGGaactatttttcatataaacccCTGCCGAACagttgaatttaaaaatatccacTAAAGTTTGTACTTGTatgttaaacattaaaaaaaacctatatatttGCAAGTGACTGGTAGAATGTATTGAAGAGTCAAAGAACCAAAATGTTATTTCACCTATAACTTGCTGTGCATCACATCTCTATTAGTTAGTTAGCtttctatttctatttatttatttatttatttatttatttatttattattattatggagaAATATAGGCAAACCATGgatcaaaccctaaacctttgGGTGGTCACAtctctattttaaaataaaaatatactctTCTCTATTCTATTGccaaaatatatgtatttggGTGTATAACAAGGGAtataaatcaattcaacaattTGTGATTCATGAGTCCATGACCAACACATAAGACCTTTTTGACAAAATGACTAAATACAACAAAGCACAcatattatattacaatctaTATTATATTGCAGTAAAATACAACAAATCACACATAGTCCATAATCTATATATTCTCTTGCAGAATTTTTTGCCAAATTTAATATAGTGGTAAAATGGCCCCAAGCAAGACTCTTAATCTCAGCGATTATTTCCATTATAGAATCAATGATCACATTCAAGGATATTGTAATAGATCATATGCACAAATTTGGTACAGATACATAGTAACTATAAATGTACAAGCCTTCTGCAAAAGAGGAAAGTACTTACGGGGCAGTAACTACAGCAGCTGGGGCAGggccagcagcagcagcagcagttgGAGGTGGCACTGTTGCAGGCTCCCTGTTTAAAAGGCATAGCGCAAACCAGAAATCATAAGTATTACTCACTGAAGCAAAAGTCTCAACAATTACATAAACATATGAGTGTTAAGCatgtcaaaattaattttagacTCACCGGGCCAAAGTTACACTTGGCGCTGGAACAGGAGCTGAAACTGGAGCAGAGGCAGGGGCAAGGGATGGGGCTGGGGATGGGGTTGGGGCTGGGCCTGGGGCTGGGGCTGGGGTTTGAAcctacataataaataaattactgtCAAAACATTTCAATTTATACATTAATTCATACACATTGATGTAGGCAAATAGGTCAGTCATCCAACGAAATATTAATCATTAAGACGAGATTAGatagaaataattaataacttgGAATGGGAGTTTTCCAATAGAACAAAGACTACAGAGCTTGATgcacaacaaacaaacaaattaataccAGAAATTGCAtttaatcaaaatgaaaagCTTTTTTCCCATTTTCCTCTTTTAAAATCCTAAATGTTGAtgtgtcaaaaaataaaagaaatgttcAAAACAATGTGAAAGTGATAGTAACACTACCACTATTTAACAAAACCAATGAGTAGTTATACAAAATTGATGCAAGTGCAAAGTATAACCTGTAGCATAAGATAAATTAAGAACTTCCATATATATTAAATCTCAGCCAGTTATCTGACCTGGCTTTTAGGTACGGTGTTGGTGCTCGAAGTTCCACTTGATGAACCTTTAGGCTGAAAACAACATTACATGAAGACATTATAAGTGTTCCTCAAAGCATAGTGCTAGTGCAAGCTTACTGCCTAGAGCATAACAAAGCCTTGAACTAAAGAAAACCCTATCTACTATGAAAGCGGCCAGAAGCAACAACAAGAATAACAAACCCTTAGTCCCAACTATTTAGAGTTGGATATAGGAACTTTTTCCTTTCACGTTGTTCCATCAAAAGCCAAAAGGCTGGCTAAACTAAGACCAGACATATCCTTTCTTAAGTTTCTACTAAACACTTTTTAGGTCTATCACTTCCTTTTCTACAACCCTCACCTACAATTCTCCACCTAAAGAGCTTCCACTTTTCTTATGTCGAGCATCTATCAATTGTGTAAGGACATGTTGACCATCTTAATCAATATTCTCTTGTTAGTAATAAATGTCATCTTAATCGATATTCCCTTGTCAATAATAAATGTCACTCCTAATCTATTTCGAATAAATTCATTCCTTAGCCGGTCCTTCCTGACAGCAACCAAAAAATATCTAGAACACTAATcaattttccataaaaaaatgcGAGATCTGGAATTATCCAGTTGAAATGTAGCATACATTCAAGTAAGAACTAAtgataacttaaaagaaaattgtagAGTTTACTAAGTGCAGGTATATCAAGAAAGCAAAGTAGACACAATAATCACAATCCCTACTATCATAACAGTATAAAACAAGTGTGCTGATCTGAAATTGAAGGCAGATGTTAATATTGTTTTCTAATTCTTTAAGCACATACTACATACCTAGCACCCAACAGACAACAAAAAGTTTATGTCATACTAAACATAATATACAATGACCTAATCCCTAACCACTACCTTGAAGCGCAAATCAGCAAATGTCATAAGATAAGACTTCTTCCAAGGAGAGCGTCAATAATGGATAAGCATGTtgcaataaagaaaagaaatttctaGAAGCATTCTGCAAGCTAaccatttcaataaaaatctaaatgtTGTAGTTTAAGCACAACGTAAGtttgatttaaatttcaaactaaCTTGAGTTTCACTTCATTTGTCATATTTTGTTCATTATCatcaaatatcaaacaaaacTAGATTACCTGTGAACTTTGAAccattgaaatttgaaatgaacCTCTACACAAAAATATGGTACCAAAATAAGCACTTCCGCAGGACAAGGCAAACAAGGTATACCTTACTCAACATTACAACAATAAAACTGTTTTCTTGAACTTTATTATCTTGCAATGTAGTATCATCTTTAAGAACTTTTCCTTGATGTATGAGCATCTGTTGTTCAGAAGGGTAAACATTTTGCCCTTGAGAGGTCTCTATATTCTTTTTCACATCTGCTACctgcaaaacaaaattaagaaaacatcAACATATTTGTTCTTTACTAACCACAGGTGCAAAGAACTCAACACCTGATGTTTTTACAAAGAACATAAAGAAGTGAAATGGGGAAAGTTCATGTGCCACTTTATTAAATAGTAACCATTGAAGCACAGAATGGAACACCCTCACATcatcaaaatcacaaaaaagtAGCATAATGGGGAAGACGTCATACATTATACCATTAAATAGCAGGGGAGGTGAGAAAATCCATATTCGAAACATATTATTTTAACAGCACAGGCATAGCCATGTTTAAAAAATCACTGACAAAACTTGGCAAACATGAGTAgcctacaaaataaaaatctatccAACAGAATCGGGATCCCTCGAGATTACCAGCTCTTCATACCTCATATTCATAGTCAAAACCTTACCCTACATTCAATTGTAAGATAAATGCACCCATATACAGCAAAAAATCATGCTGCCATCATAAGGTTTTCAGGTATCACAAGCACTTTTAATGGAACAGCTCGTTGGTCATTTAGTGATGGATCACTCATATTACAGACAACTTTCTAATTGAACTGAATGCTTTTTTTCTAGCATATCAAACCCTAGAATGCAAGTCACTAATTATAATTCTCATGCTATCCAGCAACAAAAACGAAATAAGGAAATACTTGAATTCAGCAAAAGCAAAATatccattattaaaaaaatttcaattcacaaaaagaaaaacattggtaGAAACAGCACTAGCTAACATAGCTGAGCAAACACACAAATTTACCAATTAATTTGGCAACCAAAACCAATTCAAAACACTATATAATTTCTTTGCAAACTCCCATCACACACCGACATTGACAAACATAACTAAACAGGAATCACTCACCACTAAGAAGACATACCAAGTGCACGCTTAAACAAATAGCAACCCTAGATCTGATcaagcacaaaacaaaaacgaaaagaaaaaaaaacagcaaaCTTCCAGACAATGAAGCTCaaatcaatacacaattcaacaTCTCATCGGAACATCTACAGTACAACTCATCCAAATTCCACAATTACTCAAATATTAGAAGACAAAcccaaagaaaaacacaatcaaTCAGAACGAAACACTGAATCAAGATCGGCgtgaattccaaaaaaaacagcAAACCCTAATCAAAGCCAAAAAGAGAAATTGGGAAAAAGGGATCAAGAGAGAGATGAACCACCTTGTCATCGGGGCTGACATCGATCTCGAAGTTCGAGCCCTTCAAGGTCTTGACGAATATCTTCATCTCGATCTCTTCGTCCTCACTGCGACCgctcttcttctttcctctctTCGTGCTCGAAAGCAACCAAATTAGCGCACAATGGCCTCGGTGCCTAGATAAAAGGCTCAGAAAACAAATGGAAAAAACGCCGCCCACGAAATGTCTGTGTTGCTTATAGAACAGCGTGCAGCTATTTCAACAAACCAATGAGTGACACGTCGTTTTCAAATATAGAGCCCACTGATGATAGGTAGGGACAGATCAGCAAAGACTGGTGTTGGTGTGTAAAGTCGTGTTGGTGATTGTAGTAGATAAAGGAAAAGACGGAAAACCCGATTGCaagtaaagagaagaaagaaggatTTCTCTATATTATTAAGTCTACCCGAttcttttgggttgtgtaaacCTGGCAGAGAGCGATGGACATAAGCCCAAAAGTTCAATAGtctaaaattaagttttttatttttttttaataaagatattactcaaaatttaaaattctttttataCAACATATCGAaatattctttaatatttttttatatatatttttaaactaattatacatcatcatcatcatatatatatatatatatatacaaatgctgtgatttttatatatacgtctaattttttttattaataatatagttAAAGGCCAATAATTTTTTAGCATATTGCCATTGTGTTTATATAAGGATATTTGTTTTGGAGATCACAAAACTTATCATGAAGATACAAATATGTTGAAATATTAATGTTACGTTTGTGTATGTCTCaaacttttttataaaaatattttattatttattaatcaaaataataattattattattataaagataAGACACACATCTTATTTACGAATCATCTGTGCGAAAgaatcataaataattaattttaacatgtATGCACAAAAATATTTTCCATGGGCGCTGGAGTAGTAGAAATCACCTCTCCTGTGTCAGCTTCAAGCTCATTTTTGATAGTTCCAGTGGTCTTGTCAACCATAATTTCCTCTTTGAGGAATATGAAGGTTGCCGTTAAATTCACTCTTCATGTACATTGATCTCCAATTGCATggcaattaataattaaaataaaaatgaaaaatgaacaaaagaacatcTAATTAATCAAACAACCGAACGGAAGTTAGCAACCTTACTTACCTTCAGCTCTTCATTGTTAACCTTGAAGAAGATAACACTAACACCTGTACTGTTATTCATGCTAGCGCATCAAATTAGAATGGATTGATCATCCGGGAACTTTCACTCAGTGAgtcactgatttttttttttttttttaatattcatatgatcataaaatttttattaaaataccaACCATATATTGAAAGAGAGTTAACCTCTCAATTTTTTACATGAAAGTCAAATAATTTAATCGCCCAACCATTACGACTGTGATGTCACTAAAATTAATCACAGGATGAGATTTGAAAACCTATTTCAACCATGAATTTTCAGGTGAAGAActcaaatcataaatattttttcaaacaaCTAACTAACAAAATTTCATATATCATGTTTAAATGCTTGTCCTAGAGCTTATCACACAACTCTAAAATGAGCTACCATGAGTTACAAAACAATCTTCAACCATgaacaaagaaaatataatgaaGAGAAACAAAACCATTGAAAAGTACACAGCCACTATTACTACTCATTGAAGAGTCAAAATCAAAACTAAGAACATTAGTGTTCTAaccacaattttaaaaaaattcattcagaATTTAAAGTTTCAATGATTtcatcttttaatattttatattttaatatcttcaattttttctattttatttaaatataaactaagaaaaaaattattttttaattataatttatgagTTAGTCTATTAGTTTTGGAaagtttaatgaaatatttaatgcaaaactagttatatatttataaacctTTGTGTTATTAATATCCtatttaatacaaacaaaaatttaaatataatatattattaaaaaatatttatatttgttgtttgaaaTGCTCTGCGAGTAAATATTATGTATAGATATAAATTCCCAATATTAGTTGTTGTTACTAACCATAATTATAGATTGTCCTACAATGACGGTTAGTATTAATTACATGATGGTGGTCCATCCACTTGTTTTtcgaaaagaataaaataaataaacaattacttGATAATCATCATTATAGATATATCTTGTCACAACACTGAGTGGCATACAATTAACGATTTCCATTTATCTTTCATTACTCAAGAATTCCATGTGACATGCATGAACCATCCGCACATAACCCATAAACCAGCTCCCTCCGTACTTTTTTATCCATCATATTTAAACCAATTTTAAGTactaaaaaacttatttattctctttgttttttttatctatcatgATTAAccaaatctcacataccaaaaaatatagttatttcataaaattttataacaaagtagttatctttccaaaattaacctctttccaaaattatccataatttatattttcatattttctcttttataattCTAGGAAGTGAATTGAATAGAgtattaagggtaattttgaaaaaaataataataaatacttcttgatgttagaaaatgaccGATAAAAAAGAACACGGATCTGTGACGGATAGAGTAAAAAGGAACGAGGGagtattttacaaaattttataaaaaattaattatttttcgaaaattacccctaatttatatcttcatatttctttttcatatttaattctaataAGAAAGTTAAATAGAATGTTAagagtaatttaaaaaataataataataaatattttttgatgttagaaaatgacagataaaaaaaacatgaaggaACAGAGGGagtttatacataaataaataactcatcAAATTGAAAAACTATAAGGTTGTGTGTATTTCAAGttaaaaaaacactaattttttttactcattGTTATGCTAATCAAATAATTAACATATCTTTGTTGTTGTAcatttaaatactttttttaaatagaatatgatatttgtatatatatatatatataagttgctAAGCCATATGTACATATTTTCTGgctttttatcatgctctacaaatgagaaaaaacaagtCATATTTTCTAAGAAATGTTTTCTTAAAAGTGAATGCGCAAAcatattttctgatttttttttattataactgaataaatgaaaaatatgccTAATAAACAGGCCTTTATTTGTATGCTTTTCTAATTGTTGTATTGACTAATTTCAGTTTAATTATGTGTGTTTaggtctttcttttgtttttattttgcagattGCTACTagaattttctattatttaacaatgtttttttttttcacaaatacaGTTTTTCAATTGACTTGTTTGGAGGAATAAGATTCTGTTCTTTGAAAATCTAGCCGCCATGAGATGTAATAAGCTCCCTACAACTACTTGTGTTCTTTGCCATGCGAACAGTGAGTCGGTTGATCATCTCTTTCGTCAGTGTCAGTTTGCGACccttgtttggattttttttcttacgacTTTTTGAGTTACCTGATCTCCCGCCCTTTTTGTGGGACGTGTGGAGAACCTAGTGGTTCAGGCTTAGACCTACCCAGAGGGTTCTGGGTGGCATCGTTATTAAAGCTATTGTATGGATTGTTTGGTTCACTAGAAATAACTGCACCTTTAATGATATCTTCGCATCTACTCAGTCTATTATTTCGAAAGTGACTCATACTCTGATCTCGTGGTTTTCTATAGCCCCGGTTCCCCAGCAGGAGAAGCTTGTGGACATATTTCCACTATTCATTACAGTCTGGCATTCTTTGGTCTTCGTGATGATCCCACCGGTGGAATTGCTCCCGGTGATGAGGCTCTTGATCACCGTTTGACTAGTTTTCTTCTTGGTTGTTGTGCTTAGCCGGTTTTCTCAGCTGTTGGTGTTGATGTTGGGG is a window of Dioscorea cayenensis subsp. rotundata cultivar TDr96_F1 chromosome 5, TDr96_F1_v2_PseudoChromosome.rev07_lg8_w22 25.fasta, whole genome shotgun sequence DNA encoding:
- the LOC120261467 gene encoding ubiquitin receptor RAD23d, producing the protein MKIFVKTLKGSNFEIDVSPDDKVADVKKNIETSQGQNVYPSEQQMLIHQGKVLKDDTTLQDNKVQENSFIVVMLSKPKGSSSGTSSTNTVPKSQVQTPAPAPGPAPTPSPAPSLAPASAPVSAPVPAPSVTLAREPATVPPPTAAAAAGPAPAAVVTAPAEGDVYGQAASNFVAGSNLEAAIQGILDMGGGTWDRDTVIRALRAAYNNPERAVDYLCSGIPPQAEVPPVAPAPASGQEVNPSVQAPQPAQPAVAPSGPNANPLDLFPQGLPNAGMNTGVGSLDFLRNIPQFRTLQAMVQANPQILQPMLQELGKQNPQIIRHIQEHQAEFLRLINEPTEGADSNLLSQLAAAMPQTVTVTPEERDAIERLVALGFERPLVLEAYFACNKNEEQAANYLLDRMHEFDD